One genomic segment of Bradyrhizobium prioriisuperbiae includes these proteins:
- a CDS encoding acyl-CoA dehydrogenase family protein encodes MADLDQFRKDTRAWLEANCPPEMRKPMTKEEDTFWGGRNATFSSEPQRIWFERMRDKGWTVPHWPKEYGGGGLDGEEAKILRQEMAAISARLPLVSFGISMLGPALLKYGTDAQKREHLPKITAGSIRWCQGYSEPNAGSDLASLQTRAEVNGDDFIINGQKIWTSYANFADWIFCLVRTDSTAKKHDGISFILFDMTSPGVSTKPILLISGKSPFCETFFDNVRVPQSHVLGQVNRGWDVAKYLLQHERAMISGMGERGVGRPLGQVAADSIGTDDHGHLDDPVLRGQIATFEIDEAALACAAERAVDLAKAGQAHPAFSSAMKYYGTELNKRRYEILMSAGGSDALEWESERSKDGARARAWLRTKANSIEGGTSEVMLGIVAKRILDLPGA; translated from the coding sequence ATGGCCGATCTCGATCAATTCCGCAAAGACACACGTGCCTGGCTGGAGGCCAATTGCCCGCCTGAGATGCGCAAGCCGATGACCAAGGAGGAAGACACCTTCTGGGGCGGCCGCAACGCGACCTTTTCATCGGAGCCGCAACGGATCTGGTTCGAGCGTATGCGCGACAAGGGCTGGACCGTGCCGCACTGGCCGAAGGAATATGGCGGCGGCGGCCTCGACGGTGAAGAGGCGAAGATCCTGCGCCAGGAGATGGCGGCGATATCGGCGCGGCTGCCGCTGGTGAGCTTCGGCATTTCGATGCTCGGGCCGGCGCTGTTGAAATACGGCACCGACGCGCAGAAGCGCGAGCATCTGCCAAAGATCACGGCGGGATCGATCCGCTGGTGCCAGGGCTATTCCGAGCCGAATGCAGGCTCTGATCTCGCCTCGCTGCAGACTCGCGCCGAGGTCAATGGTGACGACTTCATCATCAATGGCCAGAAGATCTGGACGTCGTATGCGAACTTCGCGGATTGGATCTTCTGCCTGGTGCGCACCGATTCCACGGCGAAGAAGCACGACGGCATCAGTTTCATCCTGTTTGACATGACCTCGCCGGGCGTTTCGACCAAGCCGATCCTGTTGATCTCCGGCAAGTCGCCATTCTGCGAAACCTTCTTCGACAATGTGCGGGTGCCGCAGTCCCATGTGCTGGGTCAGGTCAACCGTGGCTGGGACGTGGCGAAATACCTGTTGCAGCATGAGCGCGCCATGATCAGCGGCATGGGCGAGCGCGGCGTTGGCCGGCCGCTCGGGCAGGTGGCCGCGGATTCGATCGGCACCGACGATCACGGGCATCTGGACGATCCGGTGCTGCGTGGCCAGATCGCGACGTTTGAAATCGACGAAGCGGCGCTGGCCTGCGCGGCTGAGCGCGCGGTGGATCTCGCCAAAGCCGGCCAGGCTCATCCGGCGTTCTCGTCGGCCATGAAATATTACGGCACCGAACTGAACAAGCGCCGGTATGAAATCCTGATGTCGGCCGGCGGCAGCGACGCACTGGAATGGGAAAGTGAGCGGTCCAAGGATGGCGCGCGCGCGCGTGCCTGGTTGCGGACCAAGGCCAACTCGATCGAGGGCGGCACCAGCGAAGTGATGCTCGGCATCGTTGCCAAGCGCATTCTCGATCTGCCCGGCGCGTGA